The window ACAACATTAAGCCGTTCAGCATTTCATGATTTCGATTCGCTGCTGATACTCCTGTTCGGTCATGAGGTCTTGGGTACTCTCTACCCGATCTAAAAAGACAATGCCATCTAGATGATCATATTCGTGCTGAAAGATCCGAGCCACAAAATCAGTAAACACTTGCCGATGCACTTTACTATTTCGACTGGTATATTCCACCTCAATCGTCTGATATCGGGGAACCAGTCCCCGAATTCCAGGCACACTGAGACAACCCTCCCAGCCTTTGACAATCTCTGTAGAGTGAGCAATGATTTGCG of the Allocoleopsis franciscana PCC 7113 genome contains:
- the def gene encoding peptide deformylase; translated protein: MAESLQITQLGNPALRQQAQFVDNIQDKRLQQLIDALIATAVASNGVGIAAPQVSQSFRLFIVASRPNLRYPNAPQMEPTAMINPQIIAHSTEIVKGWEGCLSVPGIRGLVPRYQTIEVEYTSRNSKVHRQVFTDFVARIFQHEYDHLDGIVFLDRVESTQDLMTEQEYQQRIEIMKC